In the genome of Rhizobium rhizogenes, one region contains:
- a CDS encoding glutamine synthetase family protein — MMDDIENAKKFFADNPDIEILEAFVIDANGVPRGKWIPRERAIDVLEKGMAIPRSVYALDIWGRDVHAAGLAEGTGDPDGFCFPVPGTLSRVTWLGRPTAQVLLAMRNPDGTGFYGDPRHVLSQVLSAYKKAGLTPVVATELEFYLIDPVRSALDPVRPPHSREGRWHTGQTQVLSISELQDFEDVFHDIATACRAQGVLADTTLRENGPGQYEINLNHVPDALQAADFAVFLKRIVKGVARRHELDATFMAKPYGLQAGNGMHVHFSVLDKDGRNIYAGENGPSDALMHSVGGLLENMGESMAIFAPHANSYRRLTPSEHAPTYASWGIDNRSAAVRVIVASKAATRIEHRVAGADTNPYLVVAMILSAALAGMKEKRQPGGAIAGDSHAINHEPLPTNWDYALQRFTRSSFAYATLGQKYRTLFSACKQQELSEFSLRVTDVEYDAYIRTV, encoded by the coding sequence ATGATGGATGATATTGAAAACGCAAAGAAATTTTTCGCCGATAATCCCGATATCGAAATTCTCGAAGCCTTCGTCATAGATGCGAACGGCGTTCCACGCGGCAAATGGATTCCGCGTGAGAGGGCGATCGACGTGCTCGAAAAGGGAATGGCAATTCCCCGCTCCGTTTATGCGCTGGATATCTGGGGTCGGGATGTGCACGCCGCGGGCCTTGCCGAAGGCACGGGCGATCCGGACGGTTTTTGTTTCCCCGTTCCCGGCACGCTGTCGCGTGTGACATGGCTTGGCCGTCCAACAGCGCAGGTTCTGCTGGCGATGAGAAACCCGGATGGAACCGGCTTTTATGGCGATCCGCGCCATGTTCTCTCACAGGTTCTCAGCGCCTATAAAAAGGCTGGCCTCACGCCGGTCGTGGCGACCGAACTTGAATTTTACCTGATCGATCCAGTCCGCTCCGCACTGGATCCCGTGCGCCCGCCGCACAGCCGCGAGGGGCGCTGGCACACGGGCCAGACCCAGGTTCTGTCGATTTCCGAATTGCAGGATTTCGAGGATGTCTTCCACGATATAGCCACAGCCTGCCGGGCACAGGGCGTGCTTGCCGATACGACCCTGCGCGAAAACGGGCCGGGGCAATATGAGATCAACCTCAACCATGTGCCGGACGCCTTGCAGGCCGCCGATTTCGCCGTCTTCCTGAAACGTATCGTCAAGGGCGTGGCGCGGCGGCATGAACTCGACGCCACCTTCATGGCCAAGCCTTACGGCTTGCAGGCCGGCAACGGCATGCATGTGCATTTTTCCGTTCTCGATAAGGACGGCAGGAATATTTACGCCGGAGAAAACGGCCCGTCGGATGCGCTGATGCATTCGGTTGGCGGCCTGTTGGAAAACATGGGGGAAAGCATGGCGATCTTCGCCCCCCACGCCAATTCCTATCGTCGCCTGACGCCGAGCGAGCATGCGCCGACCTACGCTTCATGGGGCATCGACAACCGCTCGGCGGCGGTGCGCGTCATCGTTGCCAGCAAGGCCGCGACGCGTATCGAACATCGCGTGGCCGGTGCCGATACCAATCCCTATCTGGTTGTGGCGATGATCCTGAGTGCAGCACTTGCCGGCATGAAGGAAAAGCGCCAGCCCGGCGGCGCTATCGCCGGTGACAGCCATGCGATCAATCACGAACCGCTGCCCACCAACTGGGATTATGCCCTGCAGCGCTTCACGCGCTCGAGCTTTGCCTATGCAACGCTTGGCCAGAAGTACCGCACCTTGTTTTCCGCCTGCAAGCAGCAGGAGCTTTCCGAATTTTCCCTGCGTGTAACCGACGTCGAATATGACGCCTATATCAGGACGGTGTGA
- a CDS encoding FAD-binding oxidoreductase → MAADVIVLGAGIIGVSVALQLARRGKSVVLVDRRGPGEETSFGNAGLIQREGVVPYAFPQDLALLLRYSLNNSIDARYHLSALPKIAPFLGRYWYNSAATRHAAIARAYAPLIEHSVSEHSILIDEAKAGDLIVKNGWMEAHRTAARRDADYAFAERLARDHGISHTKLDADELASAEPHLSRDFVGGLKWNDPWSVLDPHALTLAYLRLFESYGGTFVRGDASTLSQTVSGWTVRTETGAVEAEHAVVALGPWADTVTERLGYRFPLGVKRGYHMHYAPQEGTKLNNWLIDAERGYFLAPMRKGIRLTTGAEFAERDAPKSPVQIERAERVARTVFPLGGRLDAEPWMGARPCTPDMMPVIGRAPRHRTLWFAFGHAHHGLTLGPITGRVLAETMAGETPVIAIDAYRPERFNP, encoded by the coding sequence ATGGCAGCGGATGTGATTGTTCTGGGAGCGGGGATCATCGGGGTGTCGGTCGCCCTGCAACTGGCCCGAAGGGGAAAATCGGTGGTGCTGGTCGATCGGCGCGGACCGGGCGAGGAGACCTCCTTCGGTAATGCCGGGCTGATCCAGAGAGAAGGCGTCGTGCCTTACGCCTTTCCGCAGGACCTGGCACTGCTGCTGCGTTATTCCCTGAACAACAGCATCGATGCCCGTTATCATCTCTCGGCTCTGCCGAAGATCGCACCTTTTCTTGGCCGCTACTGGTATAATTCCGCAGCTACGCGTCACGCGGCGATTGCCCGTGCCTATGCGCCGCTGATCGAACATTCCGTCTCTGAACACAGCATTTTGATCGATGAGGCGAAGGCTGGCGATCTGATCGTGAAGAATGGCTGGATGGAGGCTCACAGGACAGCCGCAAGGCGGGATGCCGACTATGCCTTCGCCGAGCGTCTGGCGCGTGACCACGGCATTTCCCACACGAAACTCGATGCTGATGAGCTTGCCTCCGCCGAACCACATCTCAGCCGGGATTTCGTCGGCGGCCTGAAATGGAACGACCCCTGGTCGGTGCTCGATCCGCACGCGCTGACACTCGCCTATCTCAGACTGTTTGAGAGCTACGGCGGAACATTTGTTCGGGGAGATGCATCGACGCTTAGCCAGACGGTAAGCGGTTGGACGGTGCGTACCGAAACCGGCGCAGTTGAGGCCGAGCATGCCGTCGTGGCGCTTGGGCCATGGGCCGATACCGTGACGGAAAGGCTTGGCTATCGCTTCCCGCTCGGAGTGAAGCGCGGCTACCACATGCATTATGCGCCGCAGGAAGGGACAAAGCTCAACAACTGGCTGATCGATGCCGAGCGCGGTTATTTTCTGGCGCCGATGCGCAAGGGCATCCGCCTGACGACGGGTGCTGAATTTGCCGAACGCGATGCGCCGAAATCCCCCGTGCAGATCGAGCGGGCGGAGCGGGTGGCCCGTACCGTCTTTCCCCTTGGCGGCCGGCTGGATGCGGAGCCATGGATGGGCGCACGCCCATGCACGCCTGACATGATGCCGGTCATCGGCAGGGCACCACGCCACAGGACCTTGTGGTTTGCCTTCGGCCACGCTCATCACGGCCTCACACTTGGGCCGATCACCGGTCGAGTGCTGGCGGAAACCATGGCCGGCGAAACGCCTGTTATCGCCATCGACGCCTATCGCCCGGAAAGGTTCAATCCCTGA
- a CDS encoding extracellular solute-binding protein, with protein sequence MILAPLKSRLLVALAASAMLIPVAAAQSGDVWRKGISTVGELKHPDGFDHFDYVNTKAPKGGALRMSTTGTFDTLNPLLAKGEAATGLSLVFDTLMKSTEEELSASYGLLAEGVSYPDDISKATFRLRAEAKWADGKPVTPEDVVFSFEKAKDLSPQLATYYTHVTKAEVSGERDITFTFDEKNNRELPQIVGQLLIVPKHWWEAAGPDGKPRDISRGTLEPVMGSGPYKIASLSPGSTMTYERRDDYWGKDVNVNVGMNNFKTITYSFFSDQDVEFQAFKSGTVDFRQEASSSRWVTGYDFPAVKEGRVKKEELPNIYRSVGIMQAFVPNMRREKFQNPSLRKALNYAFDFEELNRTLAYGQFQRINSFFMGSELASSGLPTGRELELLQELKDQVPPEVFTTEYRNPVAGDPAKQRDNLREAVKLMKDAGYELRGNRMVNAATGQQLDMEFLIDSSGMERTILPYVQNLKKIGINATIRTVDASQYTNRTRSFDFDIAVKLWATSANPGNEQADFWGSAAADRQGSNNLAGIKNPAVDALVRKVIFAPNRDEQVAAARALDRVLLANSYVIPQFYRGEMFLAYWNTLTRPENLPEYGIGFPEAWWSSQAAN encoded by the coding sequence ATGATATTGGCACCACTGAAATCCCGCCTTCTGGTCGCTCTTGCGGCATCCGCCATGCTGATACCGGTAGCGGCCGCCCAGTCGGGTGATGTCTGGCGCAAGGGGATTTCGACGGTCGGGGAGCTGAAACATCCGGATGGTTTCGATCATTTCGACTATGTGAACACCAAGGCGCCGAAAGGCGGTGCGCTGCGCATGTCGACGACGGGAACCTTCGACACGCTCAATCCGCTGCTCGCCAAGGGCGAGGCGGCGACTGGCCTTTCACTGGTTTTCGATACGCTGATGAAATCGACGGAAGAGGAACTCTCGGCCTCCTACGGGCTTCTGGCAGAGGGCGTCAGCTATCCCGACGATATTTCGAAAGCCACCTTCCGGCTGCGGGCGGAGGCCAAATGGGCGGACGGCAAACCGGTAACCCCGGAAGATGTCGTTTTCAGCTTCGAAAAGGCCAAGGACCTGAGCCCGCAGCTCGCCACCTATTATACCCACGTCACCAAGGCTGAAGTGAGCGGCGAGAGGGACATCACCTTCACCTTCGATGAAAAGAACAATCGCGAACTGCCGCAGATCGTCGGGCAATTGCTGATCGTTCCCAAGCACTGGTGGGAAGCCGCCGGCCCGGACGGCAAGCCGCGCGACATTTCCCGTGGCACGCTGGAGCCGGTGATGGGCTCCGGCCCCTACAAGATCGCCTCGCTGTCTCCCGGTTCCACGATGACCTATGAGCGTCGCGACGATTATTGGGGCAAGGACGTCAATGTGAATGTCGGGATGAACAATTTCAAAACCATCACCTACAGCTTCTTTTCCGATCAGGATGTGGAATTCCAGGCCTTCAAATCCGGCACCGTCGATTTCCGGCAGGAAGCCTCATCCAGCCGCTGGGTCACGGGTTATGATTTTCCGGCCGTCAAGGAAGGCCGCGTCAAGAAAGAGGAACTGCCGAATATCTACCGCTCCGTCGGCATCATGCAGGCCTTCGTGCCGAACATGCGCCGTGAAAAGTTCCAGAACCCCAGCCTGCGCAAGGCGCTCAATTACGCCTTCGATTTCGAGGAACTGAACCGCACATTGGCTTACGGCCAGTTCCAGCGCATCAACAGCTTCTTCATGGGCAGCGAGCTCGCCTCTTCCGGCCTGCCGACCGGGCGCGAACTGGAACTTTTGCAGGAGCTGAAGGATCAGGTTCCGCCCGAAGTCTTCACCACCGAATACCGCAACCCGGTGGCAGGCGATCCCGCCAAGCAGCGCGACAATCTGCGCGAGGCGGTGAAGCTGATGAAGGACGCCGGTTACGAACTGCGTGGCAACCGCATGGTCAATGCGGCAACCGGGCAGCAGCTGGATATGGAATTCCTGATCGATTCCTCCGGCATGGAAAGAACCATCCTGCCCTATGTCCAGAATCTCAAGAAGATCGGCATCAATGCCACGATCCGCACGGTTGATGCCTCGCAATATACCAACCGCACCCGCAGCTTCGATTTCGACATCGCCGTCAAGCTCTGGGCGACATCGGCCAATCCCGGCAACGAACAGGCGGATTTCTGGGGCTCGGCCGCCGCCGACCGGCAGGGGTCCAACAACCTTGCCGGCATCAAGAACCCCGCCGTCGATGCGCTGGTCAGAAAGGTCATATTTGCGCCCAACCGGGATGAACAGGTGGCCGCGGCGCGGGCGCTAGACCGGGTGCTTCTGGCAAACAGCTACGTCATTCCGCAATTTTACCGCGGCGAGATGTTCCTCGCTTACTGGAACACGCTCACCCGCCCTGAAAACCTGCCCGAATATGGCATCGGTTTTCCGGAAGCTTGGTGGTCAAGCCAGGCCGCAAACTGA
- the mepA gene encoding penicillin-insensitive murein endopeptidase gives MTAGSSRIFKAAMLAISVVSALQLQMETASAEDRPAKEVFGHMALPSAAASQPIGSYAKGCQSGAIAMPTDGPGWQAMRLSRNRRWGQPQLISFLERFSQDAQKIGWPGLLLGDISQPRGGPMLTGHASHQIGLDVDVWWRPMPNPRLSVEQRETVPFISMLDKSKFLTVDDRKWSPLNARLVMMAASYPQVERVFVNPAIKQKLCQTWTGDRTFMGKIRPIYGHDEHFHIRLECPPGAPNCKPQAAVGKGDGCDKSLAWWFTKEPWAPPKKDPNAKPVKPRPVMVSDLPSACAAVAVAPSANPEGLAAQAYSPAPATRQQSVEQVIQAAPTLQPPSDIPLPTQRPTLN, from the coding sequence ATGACGGCGGGATCATCCAGAATTTTCAAGGCGGCCATGCTGGCGATTTCGGTCGTCTCCGCGCTGCAGTTGCAGATGGAAACCGCATCGGCCGAGGACCGGCCTGCGAAAGAAGTGTTCGGCCATATGGCCCTGCCCTCCGCTGCGGCCTCCCAGCCGATCGGCTCTTATGCCAAGGGCTGCCAGTCCGGCGCCATCGCCATGCCGACGGACGGTCCCGGCTGGCAGGCCATGCGGCTTTCACGCAACCGGCGCTGGGGCCAGCCGCAGCTGATTTCCTTCCTCGAACGCTTTTCGCAGGATGCCCAGAAAATCGGCTGGCCGGGCCTGCTGCTCGGCGATATTTCCCAGCCGCGCGGCGGGCCGATGCTGACCGGCCATGCCTCGCACCAGATCGGCCTCGATGTGGATGTCTGGTGGCGGCCGATGCCTAACCCCCGGCTGAGTGTGGAGCAGCGCGAAACGGTGCCGTTCATCTCCATGCTGGACAAGAGCAAATTTCTGACGGTCGATGATCGCAAATGGTCGCCGCTCAATGCCCGGCTGGTGATGATGGCGGCGAGCTATCCGCAGGTGGAACGCGTTTTCGTCAACCCGGCCATCAAGCAGAAGCTTTGCCAGACATGGACCGGCGACCGCACCTTCATGGGCAAGATCAGGCCGATCTATGGGCATGACGAACATTTCCATATTCGCCTCGAATGCCCGCCCGGCGCGCCGAACTGCAAACCGCAGGCGGCCGTGGGCAAGGGCGATGGCTGCGACAAGTCGCTCGCCTGGTGGTTCACCAAGGAACCATGGGCGCCGCCGAAAAAAGACCCCAATGCCAAACCGGTGAAACCGCGCCCGGTCATGGTCTCCGATCTGCCCTCGGCCTGCGCCGCCGTGGCTGTTGCCCCTTCCGCCAATCCCGAGGGGCTTGCGGCCCAGGCCTACTCCCCGGCTCCGGCAACGCGCCAGCAAAGCGTGGAACAGGTCATTCAGGCAGCCCCCACCCTGCAGCCGCCATCGGATATTCCGCTTCCGACCCAGCGTCCGACATTGAACTGA
- a CDS encoding ABC transporter ATP-binding protein produces MTEKTIQPLLSVRDLSVTFHQGGATSVAVDHVSFDLMPGEVVALVGESGSGKSVTANSILKLLPYPAASHPSGKILFDGKDMLTLPERALRAVRGNDITMIFQEPMTSLNPLHTIERQIGEILELHQAITGAEARARTLELLLQVGIREPEKRLKAYPHELSGGQRQRVMIAMALANRPKLLIADEPTTALDVTVQAQILELLSDLKTKHGMSMLFITHDLGIVRKFADRVCVMTKGKIVETGTVEQVFNDPQHAYTRHLLAAEPKGEPPHSDASKPVVMQGDDIKVWFPIKAGLMRRVVDHVKAVDGIDITLRAGQTVGVVGESGSGKTTLGLALSRLIASKGRISFIGQSIDHYSYEMMKPLRNRLQVVFQDPYGSLSPRMSVGEIVAEGLKVHERALSADERDTRVATALEEVGLDPTTRWRYPHEFSGGQRQRIAIARAMVLKPRFVMLDEPTSALDMSVQAQVVDLLRDLQAKHELAYLFISHDLKVVKALANDLIVMRHGKVVESGPAAEIFANPQQDYTRALLAAAFNIEAVETKAVSQ; encoded by the coding sequence ATGACGGAAAAAACCATCCAGCCGCTTCTCTCCGTCCGTGACCTTTCGGTCACCTTCCATCAGGGTGGCGCGACCAGCGTTGCCGTCGATCACGTCTCCTTCGACCTGATGCCGGGCGAAGTCGTCGCCCTCGTTGGCGAATCCGGCTCCGGCAAATCCGTGACCGCGAACTCCATTCTCAAATTGCTGCCCTATCCGGCGGCAAGCCACCCGTCCGGGAAAATCCTGTTTGACGGCAAGGATATGCTGACCCTGCCGGAGCGGGCCTTGCGCGCGGTGCGGGGCAACGACATCACCATGATTTTCCAGGAGCCGATGACCTCGCTCAATCCGCTCCACACCATCGAGCGGCAGATCGGCGAGATTCTGGAGCTGCACCAGGCAATCACCGGGGCTGAGGCGCGGGCACGCACGCTGGAACTATTGCTGCAGGTCGGCATCCGCGAGCCGGAAAAGCGCCTGAAAGCCTATCCGCATGAATTGTCCGGTGGCCAGCGGCAACGCGTGATGATCGCCATGGCGCTTGCCAACCGGCCGAAACTGCTGATCGCCGATGAGCCGACCACGGCGCTCGACGTGACGGTGCAGGCGCAGATCCTTGAGCTTCTGAGTGATCTGAAGACCAAGCACGGCATGTCCATGCTGTTCATCACCCACGACCTCGGCATCGTTCGCAAATTTGCTGATCGCGTCTGTGTCATGACCAAGGGCAAAATCGTCGAGACGGGCACCGTGGAGCAGGTGTTTAACGATCCGCAGCACGCCTATACGCGCCATCTCCTTGCAGCCGAGCCCAAGGGCGAGCCACCGCATTCCGATGCCAGCAAACCGGTGGTCATGCAGGGCGACGACATCAAGGTCTGGTTCCCGATCAAGGCCGGGCTGATGCGCCGGGTTGTTGATCATGTGAAGGCGGTTGACGGCATCGATATTACCCTGCGCGCCGGCCAGACGGTGGGCGTGGTGGGCGAATCCGGTTCGGGCAAGACCACGCTTGGTCTGGCACTCTCCCGGCTGATCGCATCCAAGGGGCGCATCAGCTTCATCGGCCAGTCGATCGATCATTATTCCTATGAGATGATGAAGCCGCTCAGGAACCGGTTGCAGGTGGTGTTTCAGGATCCCTATGGGTCGCTCAGCCCGCGCATGTCGGTGGGTGAAATCGTCGCCGAGGGCCTGAAGGTGCATGAGCGGGCCCTGTCCGCCGATGAGCGCGATACGCGTGTCGCTACCGCGCTGGAAGAGGTCGGTCTCGATCCCACCACCCGCTGGCGGTATCCGCATGAATTTTCCGGCGGTCAGCGCCAGCGCATCGCCATCGCCCGCGCCATGGTGCTTAAACCCCGTTTCGTCATGCTGGACGAGCCGACATCGGCGCTCGACATGAGCGTGCAGGCGCAGGTCGTCGATCTGCTGCGCGATCTCCAGGCCAAGCACGAACTCGCCTACCTCTTCATCAGCCACGATCTTAAGGTAGTGAAAGCGCTCGCCAATGACCTGATCGTCATGCGCCACGGCAAGGTGGTGGAGAGCGGCCCGGCGGCCGAGATTTTCGCTAATCCGCAGCAGGATTATACCAGAGCGCTGCTGGCGGCCGCCTTTAATATCGAGGCTGTCGAAACCAAAGCGGTGAGCCAGTAG
- a CDS encoding microcin C ABC transporter permease YejB, whose amino-acid sequence MGAYILRRLALMIPTIIGIMGISFLVIQFAPGGPVEQVVAQLTGQGDSASDRLSGGGDLVGQSGGFDESGSKYRGAQGLDPELIAKLEKQFGFDKPPLTRFLEMMWNYIRFDFGDSFFRNSSVIDLIIDKLPVSASLGFWILIISYIISIPLGIKKAVSDGSTFDVWTSGVIIIGYAVPSFLFGILLIVLFAGGSFFDWFPLRGLVSDNFAELNWWQKIIDYFWHLTLPLIALSLSAFATTTLLTKNSFIDEIKKQYVITARAKGLTERKVLYGHVFRNAMLIVIAGFPGAFISAFFTGSLLIENIFSLDGLGRLGYLSVVNRDYPIVFGTLFIFSLMGLVVGLISDLIYTWIDPRIDFERRDV is encoded by the coding sequence ATGGGCGCCTATATCCTCAGACGTCTGGCGCTGATGATCCCGACCATCATCGGTATCATGGGCATTTCGTTTCTCGTCATCCAGTTCGCGCCGGGCGGCCCGGTGGAACAGGTCGTCGCGCAGCTGACGGGGCAGGGCGACAGCGCTTCCGACCGGCTTTCTGGCGGCGGCGATCTTGTGGGCCAGTCCGGCGGCTTCGATGAAAGCGGCTCGAAATATCGCGGTGCGCAGGGTCTCGATCCGGAACTGATCGCAAAACTCGAAAAACAGTTCGGTTTCGACAAGCCGCCGCTCACCCGTTTTCTCGAAATGATGTGGAATTACATCCGCTTCGATTTCGGCGACAGCTTCTTCCGCAATTCCTCGGTCATTGATCTCATCATCGACAAGCTGCCGGTTTCGGCGTCGCTCGGCTTCTGGATTCTGATCATTTCCTACATCATCTCGATCCCCCTCGGCATCAAGAAAGCCGTTTCCGACGGTTCCACCTTCGATGTCTGGACTTCGGGCGTCATCATCATTGGTTATGCGGTGCCGAGCTTCCTCTTCGGCATCCTGCTCATCGTGCTTTTCGCTGGCGGATCTTTCTTCGACTGGTTCCCGTTGCGCGGCCTTGTGTCCGATAACTTTGCCGAACTGAACTGGTGGCAGAAGATCATCGACTATTTCTGGCACCTGACCCTGCCGCTGATCGCGCTGTCGCTTTCGGCTTTCGCGACGACGACGCTTCTCACCAAAAATTCCTTCATCGACGAGATCAAGAAGCAATATGTCATCACCGCTCGCGCCAAGGGTCTCACCGAACGCAAGGTTCTCTATGGTCACGTCTTCCGCAACGCGATGCTGATCGTGATTGCCGGTTTTCCGGGCGCCTTCATTTCGGCCTTCTTCACCGGCTCGCTGCTGATCGAGAATATCTTCTCGCTGGATGGTCTCGGCCGCCTCGGTTATCTCTCGGTCGTCAATCGTGATTACCCGATCGTGTTCGGAACGCTCTTCATCTTCTCGCTGATGGGCCTCGTTGTCGGCCTCATATCGGACCTCATCTATACATGGATCGATCCGCGCATCGATTTCGAGCGGAGGGACGTGTGA
- a CDS encoding methylglyoxal synthase, whose protein sequence is MEGQRCIALIAHDEKKDDMADFARHHQKALSSFRIVATGTTGGRVQEACPGLEVIRLKSGPLGGDQQIGAMIATGEVDMLIFFTDPLTAMPHDVDVKALTRLATVYDIPMALNRATAENLIDFHLAD, encoded by the coding sequence ATGGAAGGGCAACGCTGTATCGCACTCATCGCTCACGACGAGAAAAAAGACGATATGGCGGATTTCGCCCGTCATCACCAGAAGGCGCTCTCCAGTTTCAGGATCGTCGCGACCGGCACCACTGGCGGGCGCGTGCAGGAAGCCTGCCCGGGGCTTGAGGTCATTCGTCTGAAAAGCGGGCCGCTTGGCGGCGACCAGCAGATCGGCGCGATGATCGCGACAGGCGAAGTGGACATGCTGATCTTCTTCACCGATCCGCTGACGGCCATGCCGCATGATGTTGACGTGAAGGCGCTGACACGTCTTGCCACGGTCTATGACATTCCCATGGCGCTCAACCGCGCCACCGCAGAAAACCTCATCGACTTCCACCTCGCCGACTGA
- a CDS encoding glucokinase translates to MPKTSDTEYLSFPILLGDIGGTNARFSILIDSFAEPVHLTTVKTAEYPTIDDAIQQAVLDKTSLQPVSTILAIAGPIEGDEIPLTNCHWVVKPKGMLANLGLKDVIVINDFEAQALAIAALDDDNREPIGSGKKDMLASRVVLGPGTGLGVAGLVYARHMWFPVPGEGGHIDVGPRSARDYAVFPHIETIEGRVAGEQILCGRGLVNLYRAVCKTDGIEPVFSDPADITSQGLSGQNPQAKETLSLFSTYLGRVAGDLALIFMAKGGVYLAGGISQKIIPALKSPEFRAAFEDKAPHSALMRTIPTFVVTHPQAALSGLATYARTPSDFGLALDGRRWRA, encoded by the coding sequence ATGCCGAAGACGTCCGATACCGAATATCTGTCCTTTCCGATCCTTCTTGGCGACATCGGCGGCACCAATGCCCGCTTTTCCATTCTGATCGATTCCTTCGCGGAACCAGTGCACCTCACCACCGTGAAGACGGCGGAATATCCGACGATCGACGACGCCATCCAGCAGGCGGTTCTGGACAAGACCTCGCTTCAGCCGGTTTCGACCATTCTTGCGATTGCCGGCCCTATCGAAGGCGACGAGATACCGCTCACCAACTGCCACTGGGTCGTAAAGCCGAAGGGCATGCTGGCTAATCTCGGCCTGAAGGACGTCATCGTCATCAACGACTTCGAAGCGCAGGCTCTGGCGATTGCAGCGCTTGACGATGACAACCGCGAGCCTATCGGCTCCGGCAAGAAAGACATGCTGGCGTCGCGCGTCGTTCTCGGACCGGGCACGGGCCTCGGGGTTGCCGGTCTGGTTTACGCCCGCCATATGTGGTTTCCGGTGCCCGGTGAGGGCGGCCATATCGATGTCGGCCCAAGAAGCGCGCGTGATTATGCGGTTTTCCCGCATATCGAAACCATTGAGGGCCGTGTTGCCGGCGAGCAGATCCTGTGCGGGCGCGGACTGGTCAATCTCTACCGCGCCGTCTGCAAGACCGATGGCATCGAGCCCGTCTTTTCCGATCCGGCCGACATTACCTCGCAAGGGCTGTCGGGCCAGAATCCGCAGGCGAAAGAAACGCTTTCGCTTTTCAGCACCTATCTCGGCCGTGTGGCTGGCGATCTCGCGCTGATTTTCATGGCCAAGGGCGGCGTTTATCTCGCCGGCGGCATTTCGCAGAAGATCATCCCGGCGCTGAAGAGCCCGGAATTCCGGGCCGCGTTCGAAGACAAGGCGCCACACAGCGCGCTGATGCGGACCATTCCGACCTTCGTGGTCACCCATCCGCAGGCGGCGCTTTCTGGCCTCGCCACCTATGCCAGAACGCCTTCCGATTTCGGCCTGGCGCTGGACGGGCGGCGCTGGAGAGCCTGA
- a CDS encoding ABC transporter permease, protein MTLAHTANTETLVKPKRPWFSPTTKRRWQNFKANRRGYWSFWLFLILFFLSLIAEFIANDKPVLASYKGEILVPVMVDYPEEKFGGFLAQTDYKSSFIQDEINANGWMIWPPIRYSYQTVNSNIPHSAPTAPFWLMDKKDRCSAYPQGDADPGCTLGNLNWLGTDNQARDVTARMIYGFRISVLFGLTLTIASALVGVTAGAIQGYFGGWTDLLLQRFIEIWSSMPVLYILLIIAAILPPGFFVLLGIMLLFSWVGFVGIVRAEFLRARNFEYVRAARALGVGNWTIMFRHLLPNAMVATLTFLPFILSGSITTLTSLDFLGFGMPPGSPSLGEMIAQGKNNLQAPWLGLTAFFTMSIMLSLLIFVGEAVRDAFDPRKTFR, encoded by the coding sequence ATGACGCTCGCCCATACCGCCAATACCGAAACGCTGGTAAAGCCCAAGCGCCCGTGGTTTTCGCCGACGACCAAGCGCCGCTGGCAGAATTTCAAGGCGAACCGGCGCGGCTACTGGTCCTTCTGGCTGTTTCTGATCCTGTTTTTCCTGAGCCTGATCGCGGAATTCATCGCCAATGACAAACCCGTTCTCGCTTCCTACAAGGGTGAGATTCTGGTGCCGGTCATGGTCGATTATCCCGAGGAGAAATTCGGCGGCTTCCTGGCCCAGACCGATTACAAATCCTCCTTCATCCAGGACGAAATCAACGCCAATGGCTGGATGATCTGGCCGCCGATCCGTTATTCCTACCAGACGGTCAATTCCAATATTCCGCATTCGGCGCCCACCGCGCCCTTCTGGCTGATGGACAAAAAGGATCGCTGCTCGGCCTACCCGCAGGGCGATGCCGATCCCGGCTGCACCCTTGGCAATCTGAATTGGCTCGGAACTGACAATCAGGCACGCGATGTTACGGCGCGGATGATCTACGGTTTCCGCATTTCAGTGCTGTTCGGCCTGACACTGACCATCGCGTCGGCGCTGGTCGGCGTCACCGCCGGCGCCATTCAGGGTTATTTCGGCGGCTGGACGGATTTGCTTTTGCAGCGTTTCATCGAAATCTGGTCGTCCATGCCGGTGCTCTATATCCTGCTCATCATTGCGGCCATTCTTCCACCCGGTTTCTTCGTGCTGCTCGGCATCATGCTGCTGTTCTCATGGGTCGGCTTTGTCGGCATTGTGCGTGCGGAATTCCTGCGCGCCAGAAACTTCGAATATGTCCGCGCTGCACGTGCACTCGGCGTCGGCAACTGGACGATCATGTTCCGGCATCTTTTACCCAACGCCATGGTGGCAACGCTGACCTTCCTGCCGTTCATCCTTTCCGGTTCGATCACGACGCTCACCTCGCTCGATTTCCTCGGTTTCGGCATGCCGCCGGGATCGCCGTCGCTGGGCGAGATGATCGCGCAGGGCAAGAATAACCTTCAGGCCCCCTGGCTTGGCCTCACTGCGTTTTTCACCATGTCCATCATGCTTTCGCTGTTGATTTTCGTCGGTGAAGCGGTGCGCGACGCCTTCGATCCACGCAAGACGTTCCGGTGA